gtactttttttattttgtatatatatataaatctttcAACCAATCAGCATCAATCGCGGTATGATCTagacagtaaatttaattgaggttataatcaatttaaattaacaatttatataaaaaaaaaaaaaaaaaaaagagggaaattttaaaaaataaaaaaaaatatcgattgttatcaataattatttttaaatgcgttgattataaaattaaagaaatataaattatatattttgtatacttacttgtgtatatttaatataaatttaaaaaaattgtaatttatttactgataaatatctaagatatataaatatatgaaaaattttaattgcgtTGGAGAAAATGTGGATTTCATgggaaattatttgaatagagaaaacaaaaaaatatttcttgttaaattttaatgacagatCTTGATTATCGGCGTCAGATAAAATATCTGATGATAAAACGTCAAAAGTTTGGATAACTGGTGCAAGATGgcctttaattattaactatagggtgaaagtatttcaatttttattctgcAAACCGAATCCCGAATCAGAAGCAGAAGCAGAAGCTAAATCTAGTAaaccaattttaaattatttatttttaattgttcaataaaaaatatcaaataacaTTTTACTGAGATATAAATGTCGTAGACTGCAGAGTCATGATACTGGAggtaagttaatttttaaaattcatttattgtttacaagatttataaatatatgctaGATATATATGAGGTTAGTTTTGACAGGTTGCCTGAAAAATATtccatattttcttttttttactgagtCGAAGAGTaatcagtaattaatattcCGAGGATTTATTAAAACGAGATAAGTATTTGATTAAGTGAAAATGTTTTCGTTCGTACAACAAAATGCTGTGGAACCGATGCAAGTTGATGCGCCGCCAGAAGACAATGATAACACTGAAGAAGAGCCTTATATTGTTGAGAATCCAACATTGGTAATTAtcagttttttcaattaacagaacacagaaaatttatttctgattaATGTAttcttcgtttttttttcttaggacCTTGAGGTCTACGCCAACAGTTACACGGGGCTCGCAAAATTGTACCGGTTGATTTATATCGCCGACCACTGTCCCAGTTTGCGAATCGAGGCGCTAAAAATGGCGATAACCCACGTAATGACAACTTACAATGTTTCTTTGTACCAATTgttgcataaaaaattattacaagctCTCGGAACACCTGGACTCCCAGACGTCGCTGCTCAATCAACGTCCCAAGACATCCCGACGCTGAACCAGATGTGGGTCGAAAACAAGTCGAAAAAAGCAGCCCTGAAACTGGAAAAGTTTGACactgatttaaaaaactaccGTAGTAATTCAATAAAAGAGAGCATTAGACGAGGGCATGATGATCTAGGTGATCATTACCTAGACTGTGGAGATCTTGGTAATGCATTGAAATGTTACTCACGTGCGCGTGATTACTGTACCAGTGGTAAACATGTAGTCAACATGTGTCTAAATGTTATCAAAGTGTctgtttatttacaaaattggACCCACGTGTTGACTTACGTGTCGAAGGCCGAAAACGCACCGGATTTTCCAGACGTCCATGGCAAAGACAATAACCAGTCGATAATAACAAAGTTGAAGGTCGCTGCTGGACTGGCAGCCTTGGCAATGAGAAAGTATAAATTAGCTGCAAGACACTTTTTACAAGCATCACTTGATCACTGTGATTGTCCGGATTTATTATCACCCGGAAACGTTGCGTTGTACGGAGGGCTCTGTGCACTCGCAACATTTGACAGACCCgagttacaaaaattagttataCAAAGTAGTTCATTTAAGTTATTCTTGGAACTCGAGCCTCAGTTGCGAgacattatatttaaattttacgagTCTAAATACGCCTCATGTTTGAAACTGTTGGATGAAATACgtgataatattttactgGATATGTATATAGCACCGCATGTTGGTTTACTGTACACCCAAATTCGTAATCGTGCTTTGATACAGTACTTTAGTCCCTATTTGAGTGCTGATATGAGACGCATGGCTGTTGCATTTAATAGAACCGTTGCGGCTTTAGAAGATGAACTCATGCAACTTATTTTAGATGGACAGATCCAGGCTCGCATTGATTCCCACAACAAGGTATGGGtttataataactattcaATTAGTTTCCCACTTATTgctgtatttaattatatgtataaatgaatttattccaGATTTTATATGCCAAAGACGTTGATCAACGGAGTACGACCTTCGAAAAATCTATAAGCGTAGGAAAGGAATATCAAAGACGAACAAGAATGCTCATACTAAGAGCTGCTATTCTCAAGCATCAAATTCACGTCAaggtataaatattatttatacttgaaataatatttatatttatgccaATGCaatattacatattttgattattaaatagtgCCCACAACGTGAAAGTTCTCAAGGTGGCGAAATGTCGGTTGCACCCGGTAACAGCAGTGCGGCACcaagaaattaatattcatcTGTTTGTACATCAACGTTAATAAACattgtgttattttatttttcattattgattattaataagaaatgctccttttcattttatataaacgATGTACATACACTTTCAGTacatttatgaaattaaataaagcgtgcaaatataattttattattttatttcataccgAGCACGCatgcgttttattttttttaacttctcgctgtgaaaatttaaaatttaaataaaaatgagaagTTACTGGTTTCTGTACGACTTttgaaaatcgatttttcatcagattttgacattttgaagtctggatttttttaaacagttcTACATTTCACtagagtttttaatttttgtgaatgCCAGATGTTTAATAATGTCCAGGATTGTCTAAGAAGTTAAGAAACTAATCTCGAAAACAGCAGGAACTTTTGGAATTGACCCACAaagatgagtgtgaatgtagcaaacaagacaatttgaaattacacaaaaaaattaaatagttaaattaataaaataaaaaaaaatgcatgtactaattttagaattttccaaaagtccatttttgaatttttttgttaaaaacaatttttttttattatttcaaaatttaaaaaattgtcagataTCCACCAACTTTATTGTCATCCGtttttccgatttttttttaccgccaaaatttaaaacttacaaaGATGtcaaagatttttaaatattttttctcattaaaaaataaaagtatttttaccagattattttaataaaaaaaaatgactagccatttttaaaattcgaagtAAATCTAAGCAACTGAATGATAAAGTAACGACATCTAATagaatgattaaaatatataagaagaCTTGTGTCCGGTCGATACCgaagaaattcaaattaataaaattatctacaatgatgcatctaaaaaaaatgttatcagttctatttttttgtttatccaCGACTTGCTAAATTTAGATAGAGTGTCATAAATCACAATACCAAAACGACAgagaacaataataacaataatgtcaGTGTGCTATATATCAGCCTACTActcattgttttaattaatggataattaatattctacaTTCTAtcggaaataaatttataaattattgcgaGCCACCCAacaaatgtttattatttatttatataatacgtCAGACTAGTgtcgtattttttaaaaattaaaatacatttatacaaataaatagtagagtaaaaatgaatgatgGTTGTCAGTAGTACTACGATAAATTAACAGTCAACTTGGGTATTGTTATGAAACATGAATTTCAGTGAGCCCCAGATTGTTTactgattttcaaatatatagtGGCGTGATTCGTTATCATTCTTTGATTGTCCATCATACCTGACACGTGattgaattttcatatttaaaataccttTTTATCTAGACTCGagtaagtaaatatatttattatttatttcattaattaattgttaatattttaaattaaatctggTATACTGTGTACTGGGTCTGTAGgaacagtaaatttaaaaaaaaatttcgttttttaaatttttactgactattttaaactttttacttTGGCAACTTCTGGGTCATGAGTAGGACACTTTAAGGagtagttgaaaatttttttgaaacctaGAAATTGAAAACTTGAGTGTTTCCTAAAGGACCTAGTGTACATACTGAGTCTTGAACAATATAGTGTACGCAggcattaaataattaataatattattttttttataacaggAAAATGGCAGAAAGAGCTCAGACACCACAAGCACCAACAGTTAAAATTGGTAATTATATTCTAGGCAATACACTTGGAGTTGGTACATTTGGAAAAGTTAaaagtaagtatttttttttattttaaggcCATTTTCAGACAGTGCCCCTtccacttttcaaaaattatcaatatgtCATAAgcgtattaattttttatcagttaatttgaaaagaaattaCTTAAAGTTGACATCAATTGGGAGTTAAAAAGCCAAATTTCGTTTGACTCCTAATTGATAGcgactgtaagtaatttttttaagtctatATCTcggtgaaattaaaattttaattattcttttaaattaattaataaaattttaatacgattGACAGTTGAGTctcttcatatttttaaaaagtggagctactgtctgagaatgctcttaataaaataaataaattaattatatgattaaataataaaattaattaacagtgGGAGAGCACGTCATAACAAAACACAAAGTggcagtaaaaatattaaaccgtcagaaaataaaaacattagaCGTGGTCGGTAAAATAAGACGCGAAATAGAAAATCTTACGCTGTTTCGTCATCCCcacattattaaattatatcaagTAATGAGCACACCAACggatatatttatgataatggAGTATGTGTCAGGTGGTGAACTGTTTGATTACATTGTCAAGCATGGGAAATTAAAGGAACACGAGGCAAGACGTTTCTTTCAGCAAATTATTTCCGGAGTTGATTATTGTCACAGGCATATGATTGTGCACCGGGACTTGAAGCCTGAAAATTTGTTACTGGATCACAATCTGCATGTCAAAATAGCTGACTTCGGTCTGTCAAATATTATGACAGACGGTGAATTTTTGCGCACATCGTGTGGCTCGCCAAACTATGCAGCACCTGAAGTGATATCCGGTAAACTCTATGCAGGTCCTGAAATAGATATCTGGTCATGCGGAGTTATACTTTACGCGCTACTCTGTGGAACGCTGCCATTCGACGATGAACACGTTCCCACGttattcagaaaaataaagtCAGGAATTTTTCCAATCCCCGAGTATTTAAACAAAAGTGTCGTGAATCTTCTTTGCCATATGATGCACGTCGACCCGATGAAGCGATCGACTATCGAGGACATAAAAAAGCACGAGTGGTTCGAAAAAGATTTGCCAGCTTATTTGTTCCCATCGTCAGTCGAACAAGAGTCATCGGTCATTGATGTCGAAGCTATAAACGAAGTTtgcgaaaaatttaatgtcaaaGAAGAAGAAGTCTACGCGGCTTTGCTCAACGGCGACGCTCATGATAATCTCGCGATTgcttatcatttaattatcgacAACCAACGAATTGCTGATGAAGCTGCCAAAACTGAGTACAAAGAATTTTACATAGCTTCTAGTCCACCACCACCAGCTACCACTACTGGCTCTAATGATTCTATCAATAGTCCAATAAGGCCTCATCCTGAAAGAATtgctcgtaattatttttatacttaaataattactcatatatttatttaattaattatatatatttttttattaacttaaagCATTCAGAGAACGTTCTCAATCAGCAAGTATTCCTTCAGTAACTCAGGGTAAAGCTGCTGCAGCCACAGCTACTAAAAGAGCTAAATGGCACTTGGGTATTCGTTCTCAATCAAAACCTAATGACATAATGACTGAAGTATTTCGTACTATGAAAAATCTTGATTTCGTAagttctttttctttttttaattcatcagATTTGGGCTTACATCCCctgatatttatattctttttctaatcatttatttatttatttaaattaggaatggaaaataataaatgcttATAGTGTACGAGTAcgacgtaaaaataaattaactgaaCGATACAGTTACATGTCTCTGCAATTATATCAAGTTGATTATCGTAgttatttattagattttaaatctGTGTCTGATGAAAACGAAAATCCTAATAgaggtaatttaattatttgtttaaattattcattattagtaatattaattattatttgaacttAATTAGATCCAATGCAACCTGCGGCGGTGGGAGGTCAT
The sequence above is drawn from the Microplitis demolitor isolate Queensland-Clemson2020A chromosome 3, iyMicDemo2.1a, whole genome shotgun sequence genome and encodes:
- the LOC103568889 gene encoding COP9 signalosome complex subunit 1 codes for the protein MFSFVQQNAVEPMQVDAPPEDNDNTEEEPYIVENPTLDLEVYANSYTGLAKLYRLIYIADHCPSLRIEALKMAITHVMTTYNVSLYQLLHKKLLQALGTPGLPDVAAQSTSQDIPTLNQMWVENKSKKAALKLEKFDTDLKNYRSNSIKESIRRGHDDLGDHYLDCGDLGNALKCYSRARDYCTSGKHVVNMCLNVIKVSVYLQNWTHVLTYVSKAENAPDFPDVHGKDNNQSIITKLKVAAGLAALAMRKYKLAARHFLQASLDHCDCPDLLSPGNVALYGGLCALATFDRPELQKLVIQSSSFKLFLELEPQLRDIIFKFYESKYASCLKLLDEIRDNILLDMYIAPHVGLLYTQIRNRALIQYFSPYLSADMRRMAVAFNRTVAALEDELMQLILDGQIQARIDSHNKILYAKDVDQRSTTFEKSISVGKEYQRRTRMLILRAAILKHQIHVKCPQRESSQGGEMSVAPGNSSAAPRN
- the LOC103568888 gene encoding 5'-AMP-activated protein kinase catalytic subunit alpha-2; translated protein: MAERAQTPQAPTVKIGNYILGNTLGVGTFGKVKMGEHVITKHKVAVKILNRQKIKTLDVVGKIRREIENLTLFRHPHIIKLYQVMSTPTDIFMIMEYVSGGELFDYIVKHGKLKEHEARRFFQQIISGVDYCHRHMIVHRDLKPENLLLDHNLHVKIADFGLSNIMTDGEFLRTSCGSPNYAAPEVISGKLYAGPEIDIWSCGVILYALLCGTLPFDDEHVPTLFRKIKSGIFPIPEYLNKSVVNLLCHMMHVDPMKRSTIEDIKKHEWFEKDLPAYLFPSSVEQESSVIDVEAINEVCEKFNVKEEEVYAALLNGDAHDNLAIAYHLIIDNQRIADEAAKTEYKEFYIASSPPPPATTTGSNDSINSPIRPHPERIAPFRERSQSASIPSVTQGKAAAATATKRAKWHLGIRSQSKPNDIMTEVFRTMKNLDFEWKIINAYSVRVRRKNKLTERYSYMSLQLYQVDYRSYLLDFKSVSDENENPNRDPMQPAAVGGHRTMEFFEMCAALITHLAR